The DNA window TGAAAGAAAAGAGATTTTGCAACACTTAGACATGCTAATGCTTTCTCTCAACAAGTACATTTTGTTGAGGATACTCAATACAGTATTTGTTTTTGCAAGATGCCCTTTAAGAGAAGAAAAATCATccatttgaatatcattgtcccTCCTAATATACTTTAATTTAGTGTTTAAGTTTGTTTTGGTGTAAGAGTCCTCCTTGTGAAAAGCCATGCTTCAAAAAGCATTTTCAACTGTATGATTTGTTTGTTGACGGTAAATATAGAAACAGTTGGAGCTTCTACCACCATAATCGTAACCACCTATGTCACGTCCACGTGACGATGAAGAATCGCGACCATTTCCGTTAGAACCAATTTGCAAATTCATGGTACATTTTTCATTAGTAGGAGCAGTGAGATTGGAAGTTGAAGTTGGCATTCTTGACCGAATAATAATGAAATTGTTTTATCAGGACTGGGAAGGGGGTTCCTTCAACATTATGTGATAGCGCACACGAGTATATGAGCCATTCATACCCTTTGAAAAACTTATCACTTTGCCTTGCTCCTTGTATTTTCGAAAATCCGTTTCAACGCTGCAAGTGCAAGAAACTGCACAAGAACAATCACGAGTAGGTAGAAAAATTCTCAGTTTCTTCCCCATCATTACCAATTAAGTAAAATAATTTGAAATATACAGAATTTGTGCGGAAGCTTAGTTAGGTCATCTTGAATATCATAAACGCAAAAAAAGATCACCTTAGAAGAATCGTTGTTCAAGAATCTTCCAAACAAGATAAGCTTTGTCGATCCAAAGAATTGATTTGTTGGTGCTTTAGGAAATAGAACATTAAAGTCATGACAGAATCATATTATTGCACCTAGTCCATTGACCTTGAAGGAAATGAGGTAGTGATGGCTTAGTGAAAGTCTCGTCTACAAATTTCAACTCATTCTTGAAGATAAGAGCAACATGCATGACACGTGACCAGAAAGTGAAATTTTTGCTATCAAGTAGAGGAGTACCAGTACTAAGGTGATATTTTCTTTGAGATGAAGATAGTAGGGATTAGATTCATTTGTTGCAAAATCAAACTAGATATTGGATTCTCCAATCATAGTGATGCAAGGAACTAAATCAAACAAGAAAGATACATACAAGGCTAGAATTGATGCAAATTTCTGGAAAAGGGAAGAAAGAGATAAATGTGTAGTGAATTTTGAGTGTTAGAAATCTCCGGTAAATCCGAGTGCACTTTAACCATAGTGTCTGAAATTCCATAGATGAAGCTTCTTTGCAAATTGCAATATCCCCAGTTGATAATACACCATCTTCGGCATTTGACCATATCGTGTGGAGATGTTACTGATTGATTTACCATGAATCTTCACGCTAAGTAGAGGCCTTGTTGCTTCCAAGCATTAATTGAGATTGAATCTTGTTATGATGTGCTTAAATTGGCCTTTTGTATCCCTACCTGGAGCATGTTTGCTGCAAGTTTTCACTATGCAACTTCTGGTCCACATTTTTTGGATAAGTAAATATTAGGATTAGTAAGGATTCAACTTCTGATCTGAAGTTGGACAACTCCTCCAAGAAGTGCATAATACAACATGCTTTCTTAATAATTGCTAATGCAAAAAGAAGTAAATCATAGGAAAAAATAAGGTGAAATACCAGAGGTCATTTCAACCATACTATGGAAGATTAAACTTCTCTTCATTTTATAATGATACATTAAAGAATAATGTCAATCAATGCAAATAATATTGGTCACAAAAAAACTGTTCACCATATAAAATCTCAAAACATAAGCATTAAAAAAAAGTTTCATCAAAGAAATAGAATCACAggacatttcatcaaacacaaACACTGAATTTAGAGTTAATTACTATCAAACAATAACACAGTCATGGTTTAGTTTGTAAAGTCACCCCATCTATAATGCTTAAATATATGATCACAACACATGCACAATAGCAATACTCTAAATTACATTCCTTTTTTTGTGATTGTTGCTACAAGCTAGTATATTTTCAGTTCAGAGACTCTAGAGCTACACACATATGCTTACGTACGAACTTCTTTCATACCATCATCAACAGCATCACTTGAAACTTGATTACAATTGTCCAATGGAGAGGCATCTCGCTTTTCTTTGACAACCCTTTTCGCCATCCTTCGCTGCTTCATTTTCTTGGCGTTAGCAGAGGTAGTCTTGTCGCCTAAATCAAATGCAGTCGGAGAGAACAAAACACAGCCATTATGAGTTTTTTTTATCAACACTGTAAAAAAACAGTCAATAGATTCATCTTTGGATAACCTTTGGTAGAGGCATTTGATCGAACAGGTGGAGGATCATTATCCCCGGCCTGTGTTGTTTGGGCTGGAGGCATTAACGGCCCGATTAAATTTCCACGGAGGATGGACTCttctttcatcttcttcttaCGGATTCTCTTTCGTTGAGCTCTAGTGAGTTTCTCCGTCTCAGAACCGTCTTCTTCTTCGCCGCTTGTTGAGGCATTTTCACAGTCATCTAAAGTGCTTGACATTACGAAAAATGTTTCAAAACAATGTGAATTTTTAGAGAGTTTTTTTGTTTAGAGTTTGAAATCGAACCTGAAATAACGCCGGTGTAAGATTCCAATTCGATCAAGTTTTCTTCTGGTTCCGAGTCTTGTTCATGCTAAATGAGCGATAACAATGAATTAAAGACGAAATTATTAAAGAACGAGGGAGAATTGAGGGGAAATATAGAATAGAATACCTGTGGAGATGGAGGATATAGTGTGTTAACAATTGCTTCGTTAAAGCGGCGCTTTCTCTCGTCTGGTTTCATGAAAACAAAAATGAGATTGGTAGATATTGAATGTATTATATGGTCTACACTATCCAGGAAATTGTTTGATAGTGTTGGGAGGTACTTGACAAGGATTGGTCTCCTCTCAAGGTCATATAGTGATCTGCTCTCGTGTGATCAACTCAATCAATGTAATATGGATGATCAGAACTCATCCATGTTGGATTTCAACATTCTCGAACATGATTCATTCTCCTAAATTGAAATACACTCAGAACTTTTGATGTGCACATTCAAGAAAACATTATAAATCAAattgtttaca is part of the Vicia villosa cultivar HV-30 ecotype Madison, WI linkage group LG2, Vvil1.0, whole genome shotgun sequence genome and encodes:
- the LOC131652283 gene encoding uncharacterized protein LOC131652283, translated to MKPDERKRRFNEAIVNTLYPPSPQHEQDSEPEENLIELESYTGVISDDCENASTSGEEEDGSETEKLTRAQRKRIRKKKMKEESILRGNLIGPLMPPAQTTQAGDNDPPPVRSNASTKGDKTTSANAKKMKQRRMAKRVVKEKRDASPLDNCNQVSSDAVDDGMKEVRT